In one window of Oryzias melastigma strain HK-1 linkage group LG5, ASM292280v2, whole genome shotgun sequence DNA:
- the LOC112145347 gene encoding von Willebrand factor A domain-containing protein 1, which produces MRFSFYLCVFVCVTRRWSGGRVAALPGTVQNCCEGDILLLLDSSGSVTNYEFSVFLRFASDLLRPFSLGHGNVRVALLQVGTTPHTEFNLDVHSDQESLQDALRGVRQLQGDTNTPSALQVAKRLLAETEEDAPKVLLWLTDGVESGDVDEPMSELKAHGVSVLIVYTIHGNHQVMQRVVSPPAESHLYAVDLNSIDIITEDLREAIIQILRAERLSVTDLTSHSAMLRWRPVLSADSGYYDLWYSSVGKPEIRDVLPGDSSKAKLTNLLPETTYTAFLRPESNHSPLSTLSVTFTTLPGGRISDVLGPAEISLSDSGPHQIQVSWGPLQPKWVQRYTVEFGAIPSGEVRTVSLDSQRSSTLLTGLQPGTQYLVTVNSIHVDGTERAMSVRACTQEALPALTDLQLFTMEQWDMEGEDVQAVWQAHEEDLKGFWVSWETLNSQNFLSDVSTSTVYLPPTTHATRLTRLASNSRVCVSPVYSSGRGDGICCTVKTQSSWLG; this is translated from the exons atgagattttcattttatctgtgtgtttttgtctgcgTCACGCGACGGTGGAGCGGCGGGAGAGTCGCGGCTCTACCTGGTACAG TGCAGAACTGCTGTGAAGGAGACATTCTCCTTCTGCTGGACTCCTCTGGAAGTGTAACAAACTATGAGTTTTCAGTCTTCTTGCGCTTCGCCTCTGAtttgctccgccccttttcATTGGGCCATGGAAACGTCAGAGTTGCTCTGCTCCAGGTCGGAACAACTCCTCACACCGAGTTCAATCTGGACGTCCACAGCGACCAGGAGAGCCTGCAGGACGCCCTGCGGGGTGTCCGGCAGCTGCAGGGCGACACCAACACTCCCTCAGCCCTTCAGGTCGCTAAGAGACTGCTGGCGGAGACGGAGGAGGACGCGCCGAAGGTGCTGCTGTGGCTGACGGACGGAGTGGAGTCGGGAGACGTGGACGAGCCGATGTCGGAGCTGAAGGCTCACGGGGTTTCCGTGTTAATCGTTTACACAATACATGGTAACCACCAGGTGATGCAGCGAGTCGTCTCGCCTCCTGCGGAGTCACACCTGTATGCTGTGGACTTGAACAGCATCGACATCATCACAGAGGACCTGAGGGAGGCCATCATCC aaATACTTCGTGCGGAGAGACTGAGTGTGACAGACCTGACCTCCCATAGTGCCATGCTTCGGTGGCGCCCCGTTCTCAGTGCAGACAGTGGCTACTATGATCTGTGGTACAGTTCTGTTGGAAAACCTGAGATCAGAGATGTTCTCCCGGGTGACTCCAGCAAAGCAAAGCTAACCAACCTGCTGCCGGAAACCACATACACGGCGTTCCTGCGACCCGAGTCCAACCACAGCCCGCTCAGCACTCTCTCTGTGACGTTCACCACGCTGCCTGGTGGGAGGATTTCAG ATGTTTTAGGTCCAGCTGAGATTTCCTTGTCAGATTCTGGCCCACATCAGATCCAGGTCAGCTGGGGTCCCCTGCAGCCAAAGTGGGTGCAAAGATACACCGTGGAGTTTGGAGCTATTCCTTCTGGAGAGGTCCGTACTGTTTCGTTAGACAGTCAGAGATCCTCGACTTTACTGACTGGTCTTCAGCCAGGAACCCAGTACCTGGTTACAGTCAACTCCATACATGTGGACGGAACAGAGAGAGCCATGTCTGTGAGGGCGTGCACTCAAGAAG CTCTTCCTGCCCTGACTGACCTTCAACTGTTCACAATGGAGCAATGGGACATGGAGGGTGAAGATGTTCAAGCAGTATGGCAAGCTCATGAGGAAGATTTGAAAGGTTTCTGGGTCAGCTGGGAGACATTAAACTCCCAGAACTTCCTCTCAGACGTCTCCACATCGACTGTCTATCTGCCTCCAACTACACACGCCACACGTCTCACCCGCCTGGCGTCGAACAGTCGAGTGTGTGTGTCTCCGGTCTACAGCTCGGGTCGTGGGGATGGGATTTGCTGCACGGTTAAGACGCAAAGCAGTTGGTTGGGGTGA
- the LOC112145445 gene encoding olfactory receptor class A-like protein 4, with product MGLRTTVSTEQLAFYIILVVLGILGNATVILVIGKSVITDRSVAQNSNVIIINMAVSNLMVSIMRNALLVVSDLGIELFLSRGLCQFLMGVWVWLRSVNVWSTFYLSVFHLQTLRRVAPSVGNLQASRGVPKALLLNLLSIWLVNLLYSIPAHIFSTNGNANSTETLMLISSTTRPLLGCVWNFPSSYSGLAYATTSMVIHETLPIVLMTGTNLSSLYTLYTYGRTRSSVQDAPVVKRVPAERRAAKVILILVLLFIASWGTSVISVNYFNYNRGTSSEFLLVIARFANIIFIALSPAVLAVGHRGLRSCIKSSLTY from the exons ATGGGACTACGGACCACCGTGTCCACTGAACAGCTGGCCTTTTACATCATTCTAGTAGTGCTGGGGATTCTGGGTAATGCCACTGTCATTCTGGTCATTGGGAAGAGTGTTATCACGGATCGTAGTGTGGCTCAGAACTCAAACGTCATCATTATAAACATGGCAGTGTCCAACCTGATGGTGTCCATCATGAGGAACGCACTGCTTGTCGTGTCAGACTTGGGGATTGAG CTGTTTCTGTCCAGAGGTTTGTGTCAGTTCCTCATGGGGGTCTGGGTGTGGCTGCGATCAGTCAATGTGTGGTCCACGTTCTACCTCAGCGTGTTCCACCTCCAGACTCTGAGGCGCGTGGCTCCTTCGGTTGGAAACCTTCAAGCTTCTCGAGGCGTTCCGAAGGCTCTGCTGCTCAACCTGCTTTCCATTTGGCTCGTCAACCTTCTTTACTCCATTCCTGCACATATCTTCTCCACTAATGGCAATGCAAACAGCACTGAG ACCCTGATGTTGATCAGCAGCACAACACGCCCCCTGCTGGGCTGTGTGTGGAACTTCCCGTCCAGCTACAGCGGCCTGGCCTACGCCACCACGTCCATGGTGATCCATGAAACCCTGCCTATCGTCTTGATGACCGGGACCAACCTGAGCTCCCTTTACACGCTTTACACTTACGGCAGGACCAGGAGCTCAGTTCAAGATGCACCAGTCGTAAAGCGGGTACCAGCTGAGAGACGAGCTGCCAAG GTTATTCTTATTCTTGTGTTGCTTTTCATTGCGTCCTGGGGAACCAGCGTTATATCTGTGAACTACTTCAACTACAACCGAGGCACCTCATCCGAGTTCCTGCTGGTCATCGCTCGCTTCGCCAACATCATCTTCATCGCCTTGTCTCCTGCTGTTCTCGCAGTCGGCCATCGTGGGCTGCGTTCTTGTATCAAGTCATCACTGACTTACTGA